From Acidobacteriota bacterium, one genomic window encodes:
- a CDS encoding HDOD domain-containing protein produces MISILFVDDEPNILSALQRMLRGQRSDWKMSFACSGEEALHILAEIDVDVIVSDMKMPGMGGAELLEKVSELHPHIVRVILSGYSEKEGSMSSVGSAHQYLSKPCDPEVLKTTITNVCAQRELLTDRGLRQLVSRLPSIPSLPGIYVELVDELGKADCSTRRIAELIRRDIGMTVKILQIVNSAFFGISRPISDARTAVDFLGLETIASLTLGVGVISQFEQRGQGAMFADLWAHSMSVGVAASNIAAIEKTDTRSDAFTAGLLHDIGRIILAVNVPEEYRTACELFAAEHISMVDAETQVFGATHAEVGAYLLGLWGLPNEVVRAVAFHHDPLAVPGERFTALTAVHAANGILRKAHLEQDTCDTKLHLDYLSQIGLIERLPVWQEVFGAQSADPVLAVW; encoded by the coding sequence ATGATCAGTATTCTTTTTGTAGATGATGAACCTAACATTCTCAGCGCCCTTCAACGGATGTTGCGCGGGCAGCGTTCGGACTGGAAAATGTCGTTCGCCTGTAGTGGCGAGGAAGCTCTGCACATCCTCGCTGAGATCGATGTGGATGTCATCGTTTCGGACATGAAAATGCCGGGGATGGGTGGCGCCGAACTCCTTGAAAAAGTTAGCGAGCTTCATCCGCACATTGTCAGGGTCATACTCTCTGGTTATTCGGAAAAAGAAGGCAGCATGAGCTCCGTAGGTTCAGCTCATCAATATCTCTCGAAGCCATGCGATCCGGAAGTCTTAAAAACAACCATCACAAATGTCTGTGCCCAGCGTGAATTGCTGACCGACCGGGGCCTTCGGCAGCTTGTCTCGCGGCTACCGTCGATTCCTAGCCTGCCGGGTATCTATGTTGAGCTCGTTGACGAACTAGGCAAAGCCGATTGCTCTACTAGACGAATTGCCGAGCTCATTCGCAGGGATATCGGCATGACGGTCAAGATCTTACAGATCGTCAACTCAGCCTTCTTTGGGATTTCCCGGCCGATCTCGGATGCCCGGACTGCCGTCGACTTCCTGGGATTGGAAACGATAGCCAGTCTGACGCTTGGTGTTGGTGTAATATCCCAGTTTGAGCAACGCGGTCAGGGGGCAATGTTTGCAGACCTTTGGGCCCATAGTATGTCTGTCGGTGTCGCCGCAAGCAACATTGCCGCGATCGAGAAGACTGATACGCGAAGCGACGCATTCACGGCGGGTCTCCTGCATGATATTGGCCGCATCATCCTGGCGGTCAACGTGCCGGAGGAATATCGTACCGCGTGCGAGTTGTTCGCCGCCGAACATATATCGATGGTTGATGCCGAGACACAGGTTTTTGGAGCCACCCACGCAGAGGTCGGCGCTTATCTGCTTGGCCTCTGGGGACTGCCCAACGAGGTCGTTCGGGCCGTAGCTTTTCACCATGATCCTTTAGCTGTACCGGGCGAAAGATTCACTGCCCTGACCGCAGTCCATGCGGCTAACGGGATCTTACGGAAGGCGCATTTGGAACAAGATACCTGCGACACAAAGCTACACCTCGATTACCTGTCCCAGATCGGTTTGATCGAGAGGCTTCCGGTTTGGCAGGAGGTTTTCGGCGCTCAATCTGCAGATCCGGTACTGGCTGTATGGTAA
- a CDS encoding cytochrome c3 family protein has translation MKNLAKLFALSVFGLGALFVFACTVTNKSAADAQLASKAVPTPVPPANASANTAPNPPAGSSDKKITKKFALSKDSLSEYGEAPFDHETHAEGKYSPDGKSVIACVECHHTDQPKSALKPPLVTSEREVALTMETWKASTQKVNECRACHFQEGNVPDGKTMPELNGKVLNNEYSYHVNCNVCHDAAFKARPELKGKKGFATSKDCLVCHTKN, from the coding sequence ATGAAAAATTTGGCAAAACTGTTCGCTCTTTCTGTCTTCGGACTCGGCGCCTTGTTTGTTTTCGCGTGCACAGTCACTAACAAGTCGGCAGCTGACGCTCAGCTCGCCTCGAAGGCTGTTCCGACTCCAGTTCCTCCGGCAAATGCTTCAGCGAACACCGCTCCGAACCCTCCGGCGGGCTCTAGCGACAAGAAGATCACCAAGAAATTCGCCCTTAGCAAGGATAGTTTGTCAGAGTATGGAGAAGCTCCGTTTGATCACGAAACACACGCCGAAGGAAAATACAGCCCAGATGGCAAGTCGGTGATCGCCTGCGTCGAATGTCACCACACGGACCAGCCGAAGTCAGCTCTCAAACCGCCCCTAGTCACTTCTGAACGAGAAGTCGCACTCACGATGGAAACGTGGAAGGCATCCACGCAGAAGGTTAACGAGTGCCGGGCATGCCATTTTCAGGAAGGAAACGTTCCAGACGGCAAAACGATGCCGGAGTTGAATGGTAAGGTTCTCAATAATGAGTATTCCTATCACGTAAACTGCAACGTTTGCCACGACGCAGCTTTCAAGGCGAGACCGGAATTAAAAGGAAAGAAAGGCTTTGCGACCAGTAAAGACTGCTTGGTCTGTCACACAAAAAATTGA
- a CDS encoding response regulator, which yields MNYTNTRILCVDDEANVLDAFKRTLRKDFEVSVAEGGEQALAMIQSEKPFAVILSDMRMPRMNGIELLTRVKLIAPKTVRMMLTGNSDQQTAIDAVNEGNIFRFLTKPCPPERLTKTLLAGLEQYRLITAEKQLLEQTLSRSLQVLLDILSIVNPTAFNRSGRVRKLAKDLAERLKVEKVWEVEFAAMLSQIGCVSVPEDILQKIASNIPLSNKETGLFNQHPQIGHDLVIRIPRMENVATIILGQNRRYSENGFGSPQNDAPTIGSRILKTVIDYDRLIQNGISPHSAVRELSERTGWYDAEVLVALQRSVDTTTDDFESLELRVADLEPGMYLGGPLVTLRGSTLLPAGQEITTSLILRLANLVETGMVADRIQVNAPIQRAVSMPQGA from the coding sequence ATGAACTACACGAATACAAGAATTCTATGCGTCGATGACGAGGCGAATGTACTCGATGCTTTCAAACGAACACTCCGAAAGGATTTCGAGGTCTCAGTAGCCGAGGGCGGTGAACAGGCGCTCGCGATGATCCAGAGTGAAAAACCCTTCGCCGTTATCCTCTCAGACATGAGAATGCCAAGGATGAATGGCATCGAACTGCTCACCCGGGTAAAACTGATCGCGCCAAAAACCGTTCGTATGATGCTGACTGGCAATTCTGATCAGCAAACGGCGATCGATGCGGTCAATGAAGGGAACATTTTTCGCTTTTTGACCAAACCGTGTCCGCCCGAGCGACTGACCAAAACTCTTCTTGCGGGTCTCGAGCAATACCGGCTGATCACTGCAGAAAAACAGCTATTGGAACAAACCCTGAGCAGAAGTTTACAAGTTTTACTGGATATATTATCGATCGTAAACCCGACCGCTTTCAACCGTTCCGGCCGGGTAAGAAAGCTCGCTAAAGATCTGGCCGAACGTCTAAAAGTGGAGAAAGTTTGGGAGGTTGAGTTCGCTGCAATGCTTTCGCAGATCGGTTGTGTCAGTGTTCCCGAGGATATTTTGCAGAAAATAGCCTCTAATATTCCGCTGTCGAACAAAGAAACCGGGCTCTTTAACCAACATCCACAGATCGGCCACGATCTCGTGATCAGGATCCCTAGGATGGAGAATGTCGCAACAATAATTCTGGGGCAAAATCGCCGTTATTCGGAGAACGGTTTCGGCTCACCCCAAAACGATGCTCCGACTATTGGATCACGCATCCTCAAGACCGTTATCGATTATGATCGGTTGATCCAGAACGGTATCAGCCCACATAGCGCCGTGCGTGAATTATCAGAAAGGACTGGTTGGTACGACGCCGAAGTGCTTGTTGCACTACAGAGATCAGTCGATACCACAACAGATGATTTTGAGAGTCTGGAATTAAGGGTAGCGGATCTTGAGCCGGGGATGTATCTCGGCGGTCCCTTGGTGACACTTCGCGGCTCTACGCTACTGCCGGCCGGACAGGAGATCACGACATCCCTAATTCTTAGGCTCGCAAACCTGGTTGAGACTGGGATGGTAGCAGACCGGATTCAGGTCAACGCACCTATTCAGCGAGCAGTTTCTATGCCGCAGGGAGCCTAG
- a CDS encoding tetratricopeptide repeat protein has protein sequence MKKENIMFGVFGLIVGLVVGFVFANSVNKTGIEKASTQSLSVTGAPANPAIPPDHPPVGGSTGDATQTAPTAQVMESIEKAKQQPQNFEAQMTAADLYYQIQRFEDAAKYYEVASKLKPAEAEPIIKAGNAFFDAEKYEIAESWYVRALEKEPKNISVRTDLGLTFFLREPRDIDRAIKEYKVSLGIDPEHEITLQNLALAYSEKGDKESLKTTIEKLKKINPKNPAVIKAEGSL, from the coding sequence ATGAAGAAAGAAAACATAATGTTCGGTGTCTTTGGGCTGATAGTCGGCCTGGTTGTCGGGTTTGTTTTTGCGAATAGCGTCAATAAAACGGGCATCGAAAAGGCTTCAACCCAGTCATTAAGCGTTACCGGGGCTCCGGCTAATCCCGCTATCCCGCCCGACCATCCGCCCGTCGGTGGATCGACCGGAGATGCGACTCAAACCGCCCCCACAGCTCAGGTAATGGAGTCGATCGAAAAAGCTAAACAGCAGCCGCAAAACTTCGAAGCTCAAATGACGGCCGCGGATCTGTACTATCAGATACAACGGTTTGAGGATGCGGCCAAATACTATGAGGTGGCCAGCAAACTAAAACCAGCGGAAGCCGAACCAATTATAAAAGCTGGAAACGCTTTTTTTGATGCAGAAAAGTATGAGATCGCAGAATCCTGGTACGTCAGGGCACTGGAGAAGGAGCCAAAGAACATCAGCGTCCGGACTGATCTTGGGCTGACTTTTTTCTTACGCGAACCCCGCGACATAGATCGTGCGATCAAAGAATACAAGGTTTCCCTTGGAATTGATCCCGAGCATGAAATAACGCTCCAAAACCTCGCGCTCGCATACAGCGAAAAAGGCGACAAAGAGAGCCTGAAAACAACTATCGAAAAGCTGAAAAAGATAAATCCCAAAAATCCCGCAGTAATTAAGGCCGAAGGATCGTTATAG
- a CDS encoding cyclic nucleotide-binding domain-containing protein — MAREIEKHEQIIEAFRDVDIVSELVEKLPNGEFRNELDMDIILFGRSYRGKQVGPYTRLLEFAPGDIIVQENSWESSIFYILVSGQLDASVSEPNGNRKKVGEILPGSSFGEMALLSGTPRTASVSVSGNIPARVLEFTRPAIRLLRKLPKFGRALDRNYRNYGLTLTLNEIKDFTHLDLDRDLLGRLNDAARFAVYEKDHVLFREGDPVNRVVFVRNGWIQRVSGLEFNPKAADMLIETDESVGLDFLGAGTCLGIDAVDKPGDWKYTATVRGRTEVIEVAISRLREDQALSGAIMPFLKTSAGKSDIPSHPQDTRVITAASREIETGVVDGVNLLVMDMAKCIRCGNCSLACHKVHGNSRLVRRGIHIERPVKANAWNLQSVLAPSVCMHCQDPECLTGCPTGAIARFPDGEIDINPKTCIGCGDCATQCPYNAISMIAKPDPKIKSGKGIVSKTLSAFSLSRATLPEPVTQTESLLAVKCNLCKDTGLNKPGTKTSKYSCEENCPTGALVRVNPREYFGEVNETLGLIQRSKTHAIGVNIHKFDLRSVLWHIFGVLMVLIGGGAAIWATQKFTQDLALSPDTWLTMRWITGLVGLAGIVWVMAYPARKQVYRRRAGALRYWMLSHVYLGVFAGVLLLVHGGSNSGGLLTTFLMITFDLVIATGIFGAACYFIVPRFMTRIEREPLLIEDLQARREELRAELVRSTDATTNPDLKSLIQRKVRRRFLGLRYLLRQYLKQEDLQSMLAEAREEFRDATSGMSRADDSRLIDAVENAATLRRVDALLLLHKLLKIWVAPHVLFTSIMLALMLIHIAQVVYFNVR; from the coding sequence ATGGCACGTGAAATTGAAAAGCACGAGCAGATAATCGAGGCATTTCGTGATGTTGATATCGTCTCCGAACTGGTCGAAAAGCTGCCAAATGGCGAGTTTCGTAATGAACTCGACATGGATATCATTTTGTTCGGCCGCAGCTATCGTGGCAAACAGGTCGGGCCATACACACGCCTTTTAGAGTTCGCTCCGGGCGACATAATAGTTCAGGAAAACAGCTGGGAAAGCAGCATCTTTTACATCCTCGTCAGCGGCCAGCTCGACGCATCGGTTTCGGAACCAAATGGCAATCGAAAAAAAGTAGGTGAGATCCTTCCGGGCAGCTCCTTCGGCGAAATGGCCCTTCTCTCCGGCACGCCGCGAACCGCGTCTGTTTCCGTTTCGGGTAATATTCCGGCCCGCGTTCTTGAATTTACGCGGCCTGCGATCCGACTCCTAAGGAAACTCCCGAAATTTGGCCGTGCTCTCGATAGAAATTACCGCAATTATGGCTTGACTCTCACACTGAATGAGATCAAGGATTTCACTCATCTTGACCTCGACCGAGATCTATTGGGCCGCCTAAATGATGCAGCTCGTTTCGCGGTTTACGAAAAAGATCATGTACTCTTCCGCGAGGGCGACCCGGTAAATCGTGTCGTGTTTGTCCGGAACGGGTGGATACAGCGAGTCTCGGGCCTGGAATTTAACCCAAAGGCCGCTGATATGCTGATCGAGACCGATGAATCCGTCGGGCTGGATTTTCTGGGCGCAGGAACGTGTTTGGGGATCGACGCCGTCGATAAACCCGGCGACTGGAAATATACAGCAACGGTTCGCGGGCGAACTGAAGTGATCGAGGTCGCTATATCGAGACTTCGCGAAGACCAGGCACTGAGCGGCGCGATCATGCCGTTTCTTAAAACTTCTGCCGGCAAGTCGGACATACCGTCTCATCCGCAAGATACGCGAGTTATAACGGCAGCCAGCCGCGAGATCGAAACCGGTGTCGTGGACGGCGTAAACCTGCTCGTCATGGACATGGCAAAATGCATCCGCTGCGGCAATTGCTCGCTCGCGTGTCACAAGGTCCACGGCAATTCGCGTCTCGTTCGTCGCGGTATCCATATTGAGCGCCCGGTAAAAGCTAACGCATGGAACCTGCAGAGCGTGCTCGCGCCGTCAGTGTGTATGCACTGCCAGGACCCGGAATGCCTAACGGGCTGCCCAACCGGGGCGATCGCTCGTTTCCCGGACGGCGAGATCGATATCAATCCAAAGACCTGTATCGGCTGCGGCGACTGTGCTACCCAATGTCCCTACAACGCGATTTCGATGATCGCGAAACCCGACCCTAAAATAAAGAGCGGGAAAGGCATTGTTTCTAAGACATTATCTGCCTTCTCGTTGAGTCGTGCGACACTTCCTGAACCGGTAACACAAACCGAAAGCCTACTGGCCGTAAAATGTAATCTTTGCAAAGACACCGGCCTCAACAAGCCAGGAACGAAAACCTCGAAATACTCTTGTGAAGAAAATTGTCCAACCGGAGCGCTCGTCCGGGTTAATCCGCGAGAATATTTCGGTGAGGTAAACGAAACTCTCGGCCTTATCCAGCGAAGCAAGACGCATGCGATCGGGGTTAACATTCATAAATTTGACCTCAGATCGGTGCTTTGGCATATTTTTGGCGTCCTTATGGTGCTGATCGGCGGCGGAGCGGCCATTTGGGCGACCCAAAAGTTCACTCAGGATCTCGCTCTTAGCCCGGACACGTGGTTGACGATGCGGTGGATAACGGGATTAGTCGGACTAGCCGGGATCGTTTGGGTAATGGCATACCCAGCCCGCAAACAGGTTTATAGGCGACGAGCGGGAGCATTGCGGTACTGGATGCTTTCGCATGTTTACCTCGGGGTATTTGCGGGAGTTTTGCTACTAGTGCATGGTGGCTCAAACTCGGGCGGCTTGCTTACGACGTTCCTAATGATCACCTTCGACCTGGTTATCGCAACGGGGATCTTCGGAGCGGCGTGTTACTTCATTGTTCCTCGCTTCATGACCCGAATAGAGCGCGAGCCGCTGCTGATCGAAGATCTGCAGGCTCGTCGTGAGGAACTTCGTGCCGAATTGGTGCGATCGACCGATGCGACAACAAATCCCGATCTGAAAAGCCTCATACAGCGAAAGGTGCGTCGTCGTTTTCTCGGCCTTAGGTATTTGTTGAGGCAATATCTAAAACAGGAAGACCTACAATCTATGCTGGCCGAGGCTCGGGAGGAATTTCGTGATGCCACGTCGGGCATGTCGCGAGCCGATGATTCCAGACTGATCGATGCGGTTGAGAATGCAGCGACTCTACGGCGAGTAGATGCCCTCCTGCTTCTCCATAAGCTATTAAAGATCTGGGTAGCTCCGCATGTGCTTTTTACATCGATAATGTTGGCTCTGATGTTGATCCATATCGCTCAGGTAGTTTATTTTAACGTTCGCTAG
- a CDS encoding FHA domain-containing protein yields MGQETGKFTVSYSDLDKPSFTVGKDGIYIGRLDTCEIVLDHNTVSRIHAGINFRDGKYFLINLSTSNVLTLNGRLLGAQKDDILADGDTIQIGPFTLTVGRFEDDLLLIVESQFSEQIPKNTGGLAPKPATPKTPAPTSDGVLKVFWEKRNREKEDWGTRLRPTEKPKPGKAMFNWRPTGDLRRPWRFGLFVWAFLLIGAVGAFAFFRYPQTYAPKPLSNPHAQKIEGSTIAAASNGNSCTTCHTPNEPLENSCIKCHQGTEFHASNTKAHEQAGITCTVCHKEHQGADFQITTTAIQSCAECHNDSNSKTYNGKSVRTAHAGSYGYPIVDGVWKWKGVYKEVADAIPEINNSATGDKDEQARLSRQFHTIHVARLKAPAGVKGDSKGLVSCSTCHNSFDPIDRTTPRQTCAACHTTAIDAVDRDKRFGALPANCISCHVQHPYSAGRWNEFLTPDALTRRRTAVIDQITKMSGQ; encoded by the coding sequence ATGGGCCAGGAAACGGGAAAATTTACGGTATCTTACTCCGATCTTGATAAACCTTCGTTTACGGTCGGTAAGGATGGCATTTACATTGGCCGCCTCGATACGTGCGAGATCGTGCTCGATCACAATACCGTCTCTCGAATCCACGCCGGGATCAATTTCCGCGACGGGAAGTATTTCCTCATAAATCTATCAACGTCAAATGTTCTGACGCTGAACGGACGGCTGCTCGGGGCTCAAAAAGACGATATTTTGGCTGACGGCGATACGATCCAGATCGGGCCATTCACTCTGACGGTCGGCCGATTTGAAGATGATCTATTACTGATCGTCGAATCACAGTTTTCGGAGCAGATACCTAAAAATACAGGCGGACTCGCACCGAAGCCCGCCACACCAAAAACACCGGCGCCGACATCCGACGGCGTCCTGAAGGTTTTCTGGGAAAAGCGCAACCGAGAGAAAGAAGACTGGGGTACACGGCTACGGCCTACCGAAAAACCAAAGCCGGGAAAAGCGATGTTCAACTGGCGGCCGACCGGCGATCTACGGCGGCCTTGGCGATTCGGTCTTTTTGTGTGGGCATTTTTACTGATAGGAGCTGTCGGAGCATTCGCTTTTTTCCGCTATCCTCAAACTTATGCGCCCAAGCCTCTCTCAAACCCACACGCTCAAAAGATTGAGGGCAGCACTATAGCCGCCGCGTCAAACGGCAATTCTTGTACAACCTGCCATACGCCGAATGAGCCCTTGGAAAATTCCTGCATCAAGTGCCATCAGGGAACTGAATTTCACGCGTCGAATACGAAAGCCCACGAGCAGGCAGGCATAACCTGTACGGTTTGTCACAAGGAACATCAGGGTGCCGATTTCCAAATTACGACAACGGCTATCCAGAGTTGTGCCGAGTGTCACAATGACAGTAATTCCAAAACCTATAACGGCAAATCGGTTCGCACAGCTCACGCGGGTTCCTACGGATACCCGATCGTTGACGGCGTTTGGAAATGGAAAGGTGTTTATAAAGAGGTTGCTGATGCGATCCCTGAGATAAACAACTCAGCAACCGGCGACAAAGATGAGCAGGCACGGCTGAGCAGGCAGTTTCACACGATCCATGTAGCACGATTAAAGGCTCCTGCGGGTGTGAAAGGTGATTCCAAGGGTCTGGTCTCATGCTCGACGTGCCATAACAGCTTCGACCCGATCGATCGCACCACGCCCCGGCAAACCTGTGCTGCGTGCCACACAACAGCGATTGACGCAGTCGACAGAGACAAGCGGTTCGGGGCGTTGCCGGCGAACTGCATCTCATGCCACGTACAACATCCTTACAGCGCAGGGCGTTGGAATGAGTTTTTGACCCCGGATGCACTAACCCGCCGGAGGACTGCGGTGATCGATCAAATTACGAAAATGAGCGGCCAATGA
- a CDS encoding NAD(P)-binding domain-containing protein: MKFFHILSCLTVLGLLIWLNQMIVPESMPRYGGLTWIGWASLALVGVASGLFIIFTDSARAFGFFRARDERAAPPTHIRTLDRSELKELGLEKYRGPSYPHPVIFPERCIGCQACVDACPHDVLAIVDGRASAVAPDLCMEDTACQAECPVNPKACIVINTAKEVRSMPTPTRDGASFQTNVPGCFIIGDVSGVPLIKNAVKEGADVIAHIASDLASAPPEPKAEYDVAIIGIGQGGASAAAAACEAKLRYVGIEQDKILSTIDLYPKGKYIFFKPDTKDWFGGIPVTGLGLAKAKYGGDAADDSQTVIDAVGAELVNFAHEQTPLIHAQIIAKIPRALQAELSPLLSEKIEKELKKRIVLFLRSKGQGDWANLYRSHFLAHSDTLLQTLMAEIIDQLETKIPGDQRENILNVWLNSLADKGVVINENESCKTVNRAEDGDYFITNTERGAEKKPQTYRSRRVIIAIGLRGAPNKLRLPNEDLKAIIDGREQQKVIYGLSNPMDFRGKHLVVVGGGNVAVEAAVDLVAVRDGASITPRKPEDMNKVTVLVRDYLAPTVKFGNKLQLYTCAEDGILDLKFGVGIKEMREHELVLENVVTKEEVGTIKNDFVFALIGGERPNRFLESIGITIK; the protein is encoded by the coding sequence ATGAAATTCTTTCATATACTTTCATGCTTAACCGTTCTCGGCCTGCTCATCTGGCTGAACCAGATGATCGTACCCGAATCCATGCCCCGATATGGCGGGCTCACCTGGATCGGTTGGGCAAGCCTCGCCCTGGTCGGTGTTGCGTCGGGTTTATTTATTATTTTTACAGATTCGGCCAGGGCATTTGGCTTTTTTCGGGCTCGGGATGAAAGAGCGGCTCCGCCGACTCACATCCGCACACTGGATCGCAGCGAACTTAAGGAACTTGGCCTGGAAAAGTATCGCGGTCCCAGCTATCCACATCCAGTAATTTTTCCGGAAAGGTGCATTGGCTGTCAGGCTTGTGTGGATGCCTGTCCACACGACGTCTTGGCGATCGTAGACGGTAGAGCATCAGCCGTAGCTCCCGACCTTTGTATGGAGGACACGGCCTGCCAGGCCGAATGTCCCGTCAATCCAAAAGCCTGCATCGTCATCAACACGGCGAAAGAAGTTCGTTCTATGCCCACCCCGACGAGGGATGGAGCATCGTTTCAGACGAATGTTCCGGGTTGTTTCATTATCGGCGATGTCTCAGGCGTTCCACTTATTAAGAATGCCGTTAAAGAAGGTGCGGACGTTATCGCACATATTGCATCCGACCTTGCCTCCGCTCCGCCCGAGCCTAAGGCTGAATACGACGTAGCGATAATCGGTATCGGCCAGGGCGGAGCTTCAGCCGCCGCCGCCGCGTGTGAGGCAAAACTGCGTTACGTCGGTATCGAGCAGGACAAGATCCTTTCGACGATCGATCTGTACCCGAAAGGGAAATATATTTTCTTCAAACCTGACACTAAGGATTGGTTCGGCGGCATTCCTGTGACCGGCCTCGGGCTCGCAAAAGCCAAATATGGTGGTGACGCCGCAGATGACAGCCAAACAGTTATCGACGCCGTAGGTGCAGAACTCGTTAACTTCGCACACGAACAGACACCGTTGATCCATGCTCAGATCATTGCGAAAATTCCACGGGCCTTGCAAGCCGAATTATCCCCATTGCTTTCCGAAAAGATCGAAAAAGAACTAAAAAAACGCATTGTCCTTTTCCTCCGATCTAAAGGCCAAGGCGACTGGGCAAATCTCTATCGATCACATTTCCTCGCTCATAGCGATACCCTTTTGCAAACTTTAATGGCTGAGATCATCGACCAGCTCGAGACAAAAATTCCGGGGGATCAACGCGAAAACATTCTCAATGTTTGGCTTAACAGCCTCGCCGACAAAGGCGTGGTTATAAACGAAAACGAAAGCTGTAAAACGGTGAACCGCGCCGAGGACGGCGATTATTTTATAACCAACACCGAACGCGGAGCAGAAAAAAAACCTCAAACCTATCGATCTCGGCGCGTCATTATAGCCATCGGCCTACGCGGTGCCCCGAACAAACTCCGGCTGCCAAATGAAGATCTTAAGGCGATCATCGACGGGCGCGAGCAGCAAAAGGTCATCTACGGGCTCTCAAACCCAATGGATTTTCGAGGTAAGCATCTGGTCGTTGTCGGCGGCGGTAATGTTGCGGTCGAGGCGGCCGTTGACCTAGTCGCGGTTCGTGATGGGGCATCGATCACACCGCGAAAGCCAGAGGACATGAACAAGGTTACGGTGCTTGTTCGCGATTATCTGGCCCCGACCGTCAAATTTGGCAATAAGCTGCAGTTGTATACTTGCGCGGAGGACGGCATCCTCGATCTAAAATTTGGCGTCGGGATCAAGGAAATGCGTGAGCATGAGCTTGTCTTGGAAAATGTCGTTACCAAAGAAGAGGTTGGAACGATCAAAAATGATTTTGTTTTCGCCCTGATCGGCGGCGAGCGGCCTAATAGATTTTTAGAGTCGATCGGTATTACTATTAAATAG
- a CDS encoding cellulase family glycosylhydrolase: MILRLFLTLLCSSTVVVMTVSFGYASSFVTVKGHKLYRQNAPYYFVGTNYWYGSLLGLEKDKKRGAERLNRELDFLKANGVTNLRLLAGAEGSGLLNGVTRVGPPLQPEKGKFDESILDGLDLVLYEMGKRGMTAVIFFSNNWEWSGGFQQYLIWNGIVSKKWLAAKPSWDELRDIVSKFYACDPCKDGYKQQVKLVLNRKNRHTGKPYISDPTIMAWELANEPRPMRPTANEDYQRWASDTAAMIRSIDKNHLITAGHEGWIGTQDVSLFESIHADKNIDYLTIHIWPKNWGWFGDKRMVEDFPKVVSETEKYIAENLAVAIKLDKPLVIEEFGMPRDEQSFSIRSTTVIRDEYYKKIFSYVGHQPGGKPQIAGANFWAFGGTSRPIDGQLFWKSGDELMGDPPMEEQGLNSVFDSDRTTWEVICSVGKKAVKGLR; this comes from the coding sequence ATGATTCTCAGGCTTTTTCTAACGCTTCTTTGCTCAAGCACTGTCGTGGTAATGACCGTCTCATTTGGTTACGCGAGTTCGTTTGTCACCGTAAAAGGGCATAAACTTTACCGTCAGAACGCCCCGTACTATTTTGTCGGGACGAACTATTGGTACGGCAGCCTTCTCGGGCTCGAAAAAGACAAGAAACGTGGAGCCGAGCGGCTCAATCGTGAGCTCGATTTTCTCAAGGCAAATGGCGTAACCAACCTTCGCTTGCTTGCCGGCGCCGAAGGCTCAGGTTTGCTGAACGGTGTAACCCGTGTTGGCCCGCCGCTGCAGCCGGAAAAGGGGAAGTTTGATGAATCCATTCTGGACGGACTTGATCTTGTTCTTTATGAGATGGGAAAGCGTGGAATGACCGCGGTTATTTTCTTCAGCAATAACTGGGAATGGAGCGGTGGTTTTCAGCAATATCTGATATGGAACGGTATTGTTTCGAAAAAATGGCTTGCCGCCAAGCCATCATGGGATGAATTGCGCGACATCGTCAGTAAATTTTATGCCTGCGACCCTTGTAAGGATGGGTATAAGCAGCAAGTAAAGCTGGTTCTTAACCGCAAGAATCGCCACACCGGGAAACCTTATATCAGCGACCCAACAATAATGGCATGGGAACTCGCAAACGAGCCGAGGCCGATGCGTCCGACAGCAAATGAGGACTATCAACGATGGGCTTCCGATACTGCCGCGATGATCAGATCGATCGATAAGAACCATCTGATCACAGCCGGCCACGAGGGCTGGATCGGAACTCAAGACGTTAGTTTGTTCGAATCAATTCACGCTGACAAAAATATTGACTATTTAACGATTCACATCTGGCCAAAAAACTGGGGTTGGTTTGGTGATAAGCGAATGGTTGAAGATTTTCCGAAGGTTGTTTCTGAAACAGAAAAGTACATCGCTGAGAATCTGGCGGTGGCCATAAAACTAGATAAACCCCTGGTCATAGAGGAGTTTGGAATGCCGCGGGACGAGCAATCGTTTTCGATCAGAAGCACCACAGTCATTCGAGACGAATATTATAAAAAGATATTTTCCTATGTCGGTCATCAACCCGGGGGGAAGCCGCAGATCGCGGGGGCAAACTTCTGGGCGTTCGGCGGCACATCACGGCCGATTGATGGCCAGCTCTTTTGGAAATCCGGAGACGAGCTAATGGGAGATCCTCCAATGGAGGAACAGGGGCTGAATTCAGTTTTTGATTCTGATCGAACCACTTGGGAGGTCATCTGCTCAGTCGGAAAGAAGGCTGTGAAAGGCTTGAGGTAA